Below is a window of Fervidobacterium pennivorans DSM 9078 DNA.
TTCTCACATATAGGAGGGTATTTATTCAAATCGACACGATTTTTTACCCCATCAAAGATTCTATTTTCAGGTAACTCACCTTTCAGAAATCTGATGATATTCTCTTCTCCATCACCAACAAAGACATAATCAAAACCAAGCTCTAATAGTTCGAAAGGTAGCGCCGTTGCATGTGGACCACCAGCGATTACAGTGTAACCATGTTTTTTCAACACTCTAAGTTCTTCAATTACCGTATCCAAATCGAAGGTCATAAATGAAAAAGCAACTGCAGTATCCGATACCGGATACTGCAAGATATCAGCAACGTTTTTAGTTTCTAAAATCTCCACATTTTCAATCTCACTAAGCACAGCAGAAACAAGTGCAGTAACACTGTAACGATTATGCTTTGTTGTTCTGAATATGAGCCTTTTAAACATACTTATCCTTTTCGAGATTACCTCCAATTATCCTTAACCCCAAATCTTTTTTCTTACTTCAAGAGCAGGTTCAGCAAGTAGTAAAGAATGACCGCTATCCATAAAGACTATAGACTTGCACTCTTTACCGTAAGATAAATTTACCATTTTTCCACCAAGCTGGCTGCTTGCTCTTATACGTCTTGACACCGTTGACGTAATCGGGATAACCGCGATTACTCTGTCTCTTACGATATATACGTTCTCGTTTATTCTTGCAACTGCTTCGGACATATTTCTAACCCCCTCTTTCTTTACGTTTTTACTTTCACACGTTGAACCTTATTGTTATTATATCACCATCTTCAACGATGTAATCTCTTCCAACAAGCTTCATCAATCCAGCGTCTTTAACCGCTTTCTCGGAACCAAGCCTCACGAGGTCGTCGTATTTTATTACCTCTGCACGGATAAAACCTCTTGCCAAGTCGCTATGGATAACGCCTGCTGCATCGACTGCTGTTGCACCTTTTCTGAGCGTCCATGCACGTACTTCGTCTTTACCAACAGTAAAGAAGGAAATCAATCCAAATTGTGTATAAAGTGCTCTGGATAATCTTTCAATACCTGTTTCGTCTGTTCCCAATTCTTTGAGAAATTCCATCTTTTCTTCTTCACTCAAGGCGTTCAGTTCCATTTCAAGCTTACCACACAGTTCGACATACGCAAACCCATTGTCTTGACAAAGTTTTATAACTTCATCCTTGGTTTGATAACTCTTTTCAGAGAACTGTTCCTCATCAACATTTACTACTACACCTATCGGCTTCAAAGTAGTAAGTGAAAAACCACCAAGCATCTTTTTCTCTTCATCCGTGAGCCCAATTTTCGATAAAAGTTGTTCGTTTTCTAAAGCCTCTTGTATGCGTTTTAGCAACTTTAACTCTGTCTCTTCCTTTGGCTCGAGCTTTCTCTTTGCGTTTTCTAATCTACCAATCCTATTTGTCACTACGTCAAGGTCCCTGAACAGGAATTCATCCAAAGTAGCTTTGAGCTGGTCAATAGGTTTTTCTACCTCAGGGTATGGTACACTATCATTCTTAAACGCTCGAACCACGATAAGCATAGCTTCAACGTTTTGGATGGCGTTAAACACCGCTGTTCGTTCCTTAATATCTTTTATCTTCAAAGCGGGCGTATCGAAAAATTCAAGGGTTGCATAAGTCACTTTCTTTGGTTCATACATCTTTGCAAGAACATCAACTCGTTTATCATGGACTTTTGCAGTTCCCTTTTGATGCTCTTGAGAAAAGAGGTCTACTTCAAGTCCTGTAAGCAAAGAGAATATTGTCGTCTTACCAACCTGTGAAAGTCCAACGATACCTACTTTCATTTCTATTCCTCCTTGAACACCTTTATTAGTGTTGCAATGCGTTCGTTCCTATTGTGCTTTTTGAGTGTCTCGATAAATTCAGAATTTCTCTCAGCGCGAGCAATCGCTATCAATTTTCCATCATGAAAAACCTGGATTATTTGGTCCTTTTTGAAATTCTCGTATTCTACGAGGTCTTCAACCTTTGGTTGAACACCGTTATATATTTTCTCTTGGCTATTCACAATTATTTTTGGAAAATCAAGCACTTTTTCCAATGGAACTAGACTCTTGATAATCAGCTCTCGTAAGCTCTCAAAAGCTTGGGCATCTAAATTCTTTGTCTCTGGTATCATTATTGCATTATCGACTACAAATCTCCCAACGGATAACCTCCTAAGTTCTATTGCAGTTGCTCCACAGCCCAACTTATAACCTATATCCATGCACAAGCTTCTTATGTAAGTGCCAGAAGAGACCTTGGTAACGAATTCAACCTCAGGTAAGTTAATCTTTATGTCCCATATATCGTATATTGTTACTTCACGCGGTGGAAGGTTTATAATCTTCCCTTCGCGTGCGAGTTCATACAACTTTTTTCCTTGGTACTTCTTAGCCGAGTACGCAGGTGGAACTTGTTTGTATGTTCCTATAAAAGATTTTATCGTATTCAAGACTTCTTCTTCAGAAAGTTTTGAGACATCATCGGAATGGTCTTCCATTATTTGACCTGTTATGTCAAAAGTGTCGGTGATTACACCTAATCTGAACTTTACCTTGTAGACTTTGTCAGCATGTTGAAGATACTCAAGTAACCTTGTAGCCTTTCCTACACCAACCACAAGAAGACCCGTTGCGAACGGGTCGAGCGTTCCAGCATGTCCAACTTGTTTTACTTGAAGCAGTTTTCTAATTCTCTCAACAATATCGTGAGACGTCGGTCCCTTTTCTTTATCTACAAGTAGTATTCCTGAAACTACTGGCACAACATCACTCCAAGTCTCGCTTTTTTATCAGAAAATTACCAGTTTTCCAAGAACCTGATATCGTTTCTCACCAAGTCCCTGATATCTTTCACACCGTATTTTACCATTGCGATTCTTTCTATGCCAAGTCCAAACGCAAGTCCGCGCCATTCTTCCGGATCATAACCTACGTTTTTAAATACGTTAGGATGAACCATTCCTGCACCAAGTACCTCAAACCACCTGTTGTTAAAGTATATATCAACCTCAAAGCTCGGTTCGGTGAATGGGAAGTAACTTGGTCGGAGTCTTACCTTAGTATTTTCACCAAGCAGCCTTCTTGCAAATTCTTCCAAGAAATACTTCAAGTGCTTTACTGTAACATCGTGGTCAACGTACAAACCTTCCATCTGTGTAAACATTGGAAGGTGTGTGGCATCGTAGTCTCTTCTGTAAACCCTACCTGGTGCAACTATTGCAAGAGGTGGTTTCCTTGAGAGCATGGTACGTATCTGGACAGGCGAGGTATGTGTTCTTAACATGTACTCGTCGTTGATGTAGAAAGAATCGTGCGCATCACGTGCAGGATGCCATTCTGGAGTGTTGAGCGCATCGAAATTAAACCAAGGCTGTTCGATTTCCGGACCTTCAACTACTGAGAAACCCATTGAAATGAATATATCTTCTAATTCTTTCTGGACCTTCGTAATTATATGTAAATGTCCACGAGCCCTGCGTGCACCCGGCATTGTTGGATCAACCCAGAGTTTTTTGTAAAGCAGTTGTTTCTCACTTTCCATCAACTGACTTTTTCTTTCTTCAAGCAAACCTTCTATCTCATCTTTTAGCTCGTTGACAACCTTTCCAAAGTTTGGTCTTTCTTCGGGTGGTAAATCTTTGAGCTTTTTCATCAGTGAAGTAACAATACCAGATTTTCCCAGGTACTTTACCCTCAAGTCGTTAAGCTGTTTACTATCAGTTGCATTTGAAATCTCGTTTTTTGCATTCTCAAGTATACTTTTGAGTTCTTCAGAGTATCCGGAATATCCAGAAACCATGTGTATGCCCCCTTGTTCATCTCACAAGAATTTATTTCTCGAATTGCCCGAGCGTGTAAACAACTAACCCGCCAATAGCAATCCAAAGAAACATTCCAAAAACATTACCTGTCCCATGATAAGCTGGGGTTATGGGATAAAGTGAACCGGCGATTAATCCCAGGATAAAGTTCAAAACAGAGAGCTTAGCCTTTTCAAACCAAATCTTCAGAAGTTTCGAAATAGTTCCTATACCTATCAAAACACCTATTCCAAGAGTAAGTATAAAAAGCAAATCTGAAATCGTGAACCCACCACTGGCAATTTTTGTTAACTTAGACACGGTTTTTATAGCTGCTTCGTAGTACCCCATGAGCATCAGCAGTAATGAGCCACTAATTCCAGGTAAGACCATCGCCGCTCCCGCAATAACACCAGCAAGAGCTAAAAAGAAATAGCCCAATCCACCTACCACGGAAGTTACGTGTGATTGACCACTTTTAAAAAAATACGGAACGACAACTATCAGAAAACCAACCACAAACTCAAAAAAGCGAAATTTAGAAACTTCTTTTCTGAAATTCCACAAAGAGAAAAGTATAAGCCCAAAGAAAAAACTGTAAGTATAAAACGGGTGGTTTTGAAATGCCCATGTAAGTAATTTACTCCCAGTAATAACCCCAATAAGAATTCCTATAGCAAGTGTTGCTATAAAGGCGATATCTTTCCTACTAATCTTAAACTCCATTATGTCGTTTATAACATCGATAAACCTCTCAAAAATGCCCATTATAACAGCTATTGTTCCACCGCTGATACCTGGAATCACATTCGCCCAACCCATGAACAAACCCGCTATGATTGGTCTAAAAATTTCATCGTACATTCCTGCAGTCCTCCTGTATAACCACTTTTTGGTTTACTTCAATCGCTGTCAGTTTCCCACCGTACACACATCCTGTATCGATTCCTATTTTATCTTCATCAAAATATACCTCTTCAAAGGGCGTGTGACCAAAAACAACTACAAAGCCCAGGTTATGTCTTTTAAGTATAAACTCTTCCCTAATCCATATCAAATCCCTTGGCTCCTGTTTCTCAATTGGCACATTTGGTCTAACGCCACCATGGACAAATAGATATTTCCCTTCGATGTGGTAGTATTTAGTATTTCTGTAGAAGCTCATGTGCTCCTCGTTCGTTTCTAATTGAATAAGATTTCCGTAACTTCTAATTGTTGCCTGTGCTCCGTTTAAGTTCCATAAAAAGATATCATCGTTATTATCGATAACATCAAGCAACATCTGTTCGTGGTTTCCTCTTAAAAACACACACTGCGTCATCTTAGAGAGCAGGAGCAAAAAATCAACAACTCCCTTCGCATCGGGCCCTCTGTCTATATAATCACCCAGGAAGATTAACTTATCGTGCTCACTCGGTGATATTCTTTCTATCACTCTTTCCAAAGCTCTCAAACAACCATGAATATCACCTATTGCCCATAATCCCATTTAACCGAACTCCTCATCGATATTTTGTTATTTTTTCTTTTTAGTTTTCGTTGTAGAAGTCTTTGAATTCTTTGACTTCGAAGTTTGACTCTTCTTGTAAAATCTTTTCTTGCTATAGTTACTCGATGAATTCTTTTCCTGTGTATTACTTTCTTTGTTGATTCCTTCTTGAATTTCTTGCTCTAATTCGTCCTGTTCGTTTGAATTTTGTTCTTTCACCACATAAAGCTTATTACCATCTATGACTCCGAATATATCCGGTTTTAAAGCCTTGTTTGCTTTACAATGTGGGCAGTGTAAGTATAGGCCGAACTTTCCAACTTTGAGTTTGTAGTTACCTGAACAGTCTTCACACTGGATATCTGTATCAAAATCTATAGCAAAAAACTCATTCTTAGCTTTTTCCAAATCCTTGTTGAACTCCTTGAGGAACGTCTTGACAACCTCTTTCCAATCCCTTTTACCATTTTCAATTTCGTCGAGGTCCTTTTCCATCTCGGCAGTAAATCCCTTGTCCACTATATCCGGAAACCTTTGCTCAAGATAATGGTTCACGACAAATCCAAGAATTGTAGGAATCAGAGTTTTTCTTTTCTTAACAACGTATCCTCTATCCAAAAGTGTTTGGATAATCGTCGCATACGTGCTTGGTCGACCTATGCCTTCCGCTTCTAATGTCTTAACGAGTGAAGCTTCCGTGTATCTATCCGGAGGTGTTGTTTGTGATTCTGCTGTTTTAACCTCGACCGAGTATTCTTCATTAACCTTAAGTTCCTTATGTTCTTCGCTTAGTTCGTTGTCTAATGTGTAAACTTTTTCAAATCCATCAAATATACGTTCTCTTATACTTGCCTCAAAAACATATCTACCACTCTCGAAATCGTAGCTGTACTGTTTGTAAACCGCACTACTCATTTGCGATGCGATGAATCGCTTCCAAATCAGTTCGTATAACTTATGGTGGTCTTTGTCCAGCAATTCTTTAGCCTTTTCTGGGGTAATATTTATATCAACTGGCCTGATACACTCGTGGGCATCCTGTATTTTTCCTTTGGTCTTCGAGTTTTTCTTGGAAGTTCCACTTGCACTTCCATTTAGGTATTCTTTTCCGAAATTTTTCAAAATGAACGCTTCTGCTGCCTCTTTCGCTTCATCGGAAACTCTTGTTGAATCTGTTCTCATGTAGGTTATAAATGCAATGTGCCCTTCTTTTGTATCAACACCTTCGTACAACTCTTGAGCTATTCGCATCGTTTTAGAAACTGGGAAGCCGAGCTTGCTTGCCGCATCCTGTTGCAATGTACTGGTTATAAACGGTGCAGGTGGATTTTTCTTTACTTCCTTGATATCTACATCCACTAAACGCACGCTCTTTACGTTTTTAACCACATCTTTTGCAATATCTTCATTTATATCTGTGGGTTTCACCTTTTTACCATCTATCTTTGTTAAATAAGCCTTCAACCCTGCGATATCTATCCAAACTTTGAAATACTTCTGTGGAACAAATCTAAGCCGTTCTCTTTCACGTTCACAGATTATTTTTAGAGCGGCAGATTGTACTCTCCCTGCACTTTTTGCATCCTTTATGATACGCCAAAGAAGTGGGCTAATCGTATAACCTACTATTCTGTCAAGTACTCTTCTAGCAAGTTGAGCGTTGACTTTGTTCATGTCTATCTCCCTTGGGTTCTTAACAGCTTCCTTTATCGCGCGCTCGGTAATTTCGGTGAATGTGATCCTGTTCTTTCCCTTGACTCCAAGGATTGTTGAGAGATGCCAGGCAATGGCTTCTCCTTCTCTGTCCTGGTCGGAAGCAAGTAACACTTCTTTTCCTGAAGTTATCTTCTTTATCTGCTCAACAACACTCTCTTTGCCTGGTATAATCTCAAAATCCAATTTAAGCGAATCAAGGTCCACACCAAACTGTTTCTGTGGAAGGTCACGGATGTGACCTTTTGAAGATATGACCTGGTAATCACTTCCAAGGATTCGCTCTATTGTTTTCGCTTTCGCAGGTGACTCAACGATAATAACTTTTCTCTTTTCTGTCTTTGCCTCATCCTTCTTGTGATATTCCTCTACACCCTGTTGGCTGTTTTGTTTTTCCAAGTCATCTCTTTTGTCTTTGGTCTTGGATTTTGCCATAGCTTTCACCTACTTCCTTTATTTAAGGAAAAACCTTCTGCTAAGATTCGAGTCGTATTCACTCCAATCTTTTTCCTTATCCTCCTTGTCTATTATCTGCATCACACGATTAATCTTGGAATCCATATTTTCAATAAAGTGAAGCACAAGTGCCTCTGGGGTTTTTGGTAACACAGGCGAGCCCCACTCGAATTCACCATGATGGGATGCAATAAGGTGTTTTAATTTCAAGAACTTCTCATAGGATATTCCCCTTGCCTTTTGAGCTAGCATTTCGATTCCTATGATGATATGCCCCACCAATTCACCTTCCGTTGTCACTTCTATGCCATTGTAATTAACTGTGTATTCCTTGACCTTTCCAATATCATGTAACAACGCACCTGTCACAAGTAAATCTCTATCAAATTGGTTGTAAATCCTACAAACACTGTCGACAAGTTTCGCAACGGTCAGCGAGTGTTCCAATAATCCACCTTTATATGCGTGATGTATCCTCATTCCCGCCGGTGAACTCTTAAACATTTCTACAAAATTTTTGTCCTCAACAAAGAATCTTTGAAGTATTGTTTTGTAATCTTCGTCTCGGATTGTATCAATCAACCTGAGAACCGATTTATACATTTCTTCAACATTTTCAGCACTCTTAACAAAACGTTCAATATCGTATTCATTTTCAGAAAGCTTCTTTATAGCGTCCTGTTCGTTTAAGATATTTATCTGTACACGCTCCTCGAAATACACAACTTTTCCTCTGACGTTGACAACATGACCAACCTGGAGTTTTTCATCGTTTGCCTCAGCGTTGTACCAATCAACAGCCCGAATGCTTCCGGTTCTGTCTTCCAACGTTAAAAGCAGGAACTTTTTACCATCTTTTGCTTCTTGGAGTTTTTTGCTCTTAATTTTGTATATTCCATCGATTTCTTTGTCGATCCAGTTCCGCAGTTCCTCCACATAAGGAGACCTAAGCTTTTCAAGAGTTTCTCTGAATCTGTTCACAATTCCAACCCCTCGTATTTTCTTGGTACCCGTTCGGAGATTCTGCAGGTTACCTCGTAGTTTATTGTTCCTACTAATTTCGCTATTTCCTCAGCAGTAATTTGATTAGCGCCTTGCTTGCCAATCAAAACCACCTCATCGCCTATCTTGACGTCTTCCAAGTGGCTAACATCTACCATGAACTGGTCCATACAGACTCTTCCAACAATTGGACACTTTTCCCCGTGTATTAATACATATCCCTTGTTTGATAAGCTTCGCCAATATCCATCAGCGTATCCAACAGGAATGGTTGCAATCCTCATTTCAGTGTACGCAGTGAACGTTCGACCGTAACTTACCGTGTCTCCAGGCTGTATGGTTTTTACATGTGAAACAACTGTTTTCCAAGTGAGTACAGGTTTCAATTTATCACTCTTGACCGTATCACCTGGTTGTAAACCGTAACTCGCAATACCAACCCTGACGTAATCGAAACAATTGACAACTCTTGATATCCCCGCCCCACTGTTGCAAACATGTTTTATCTTGACATCCAAATCGAGTTTCGAAAACTCTTCTGCCTGCTTTTGAGTAAATGCCACATCCGACTCTTCCAAACTATCAGCTACAGCAAAGTGAGTGTAGGCTCCTTCAACCTCAAATCCCGCTTTCCGTGCTGCTTTAACAAATTCTATTGCTTCGGCAGGTGGGATACCCAATCTGCGCATTCCTGTGTCTATCTTTACATGACACTTTGGTTTGAAAGCTTCTTTCGAATACCGCCAAAGTTGCTCCCAAGAGTAAAGTGTTATGATTATGTTATGCTTGTAAGCTATTTGAAGCATGTCTGGTTCGATGTAATTAAAAACCAGGATGTTAGACTTTAAACCGTGTTTACGTAATTCAAGGGCTTCTTCTAAAAACGCTACCGCAAAATAGTCCATTCCTGCCCGTTCCGCTGCTTTGGATAGCACAACCGCACCATGACCATACGCATTTGCTTTAACAACAGGCATGACCTTAGCCGGTGCACAATGCTCTTGGAAGAAACGGAGGTTGTCGATATAGTTCCTAACGTTTATCACAGCGTATGTTCTTCGACTTTCCACAAGCAGCGCCTCCCAACCCTTCTATTTACACATCTTTTGCAAATCGTTTGGTAAACTTGATAAAACCACCTGGACACCATCAATAGGCGGTAGTTTGTACACCTTCCATCGCGTTCTTATTTTTGTTTCAAAAACTCCATCTTCAACTTCAATTATATCACTTAAGGGAACTGAAAAGTATATTGTTGAAATTTTATCCTTTGAAACCTCCAACTTTAATATAAAACTTTCTATCAAAAAGAAGACAAGCCCAGCATAAGCTGATAAAAGTACAAAGACCATTAAACTTGATAACTGCAAAGAAAAAAGATAGAGCACAACAGGTGTGCTCAAAATTATCTCTAACAGTATTAAAACTTTATACCACTTCTTTACTCTCAAGACCATACTCATCACTCATTCAATTTCAAAAAAAGCGGGGTGTATCCCCGCTTTTTATGCCTCTACTGCTACGGATTGTGATTTACTTACGTACCTTTTGACCTTACCTGCTTTTAAACAGCTTGTACAAACGTTCATCCTTTTCACAGTTCCGTTTTCAAGTAGAACCCTTACTTTCTGAACATTTGGCTTAAACCATCTGTTCGTGTGTCTGTTGGAGTGGCTGACGTTCTTACCTGCTCTTGGTTCTTTTCCGCAAATTTCGCACTTTGCCATGACCGCTTCCTCCTTTATTTTGATTTTAATTACTATATCAATTAAGCCACACTACAGTAGGGACCACTACGTGGTATATTATACCAATTCTCTTTGCAAATTCAAGTAGGATTTTTTGTAGCTTAGGTTAATTTTATCTGATTTCTTGGACTTGGACCGTATTTGTTGTTCCAGGTTTACCCCAAGGAATACCAGCAACAATGACAACTTTATCACCAGGCTGGACAAATCCTAATTCTTTGGCTTTTTTCGTAACCTCCTCTATCATCTCATCCGTTGTTAAACTCTTTTCAAGCATTACAGGAACCACGCCCCAAACTAACGATAACCTACAGAACGTTTCATAGGAATTTGTTGCAGCCATTATGGGTATCGATGGTTTGTATTTAGAGACATGGATAGCAGTCGCTCCTGTTCCCGTCGCGGTTATTATGAGCTTCGCGTCGATGTTTTTGGCAAGATTAGTCGCTGCGTAAGAAATCGCACTTGGGAGATCCAAACTCGACGAATACTCTTTTAACCAGTCAAGTCTAAATGTTTCGTACTCTTCCATAAAGGATTCAGTGTTCTTTGCCACTTCATCCATAACCCGTACAGCTTCGCATGGATACTTACCAATTGAAGTCTCTGCGGAAAGCATTACGGCATCCGTTCCATCTAAAATGGCGTTCGATATATCAGTTACTTCAGCTCTGGTCGGAGTTGCGCTATTTATCATACTTTCAAGCATTTGGGTTGCGGTAATCACGGGTTTTTTATAAAGATTCGCAACTTCTATTATCCGCTTCTGAGCAATTGGAACCTGGGCTATGGGAATTTCGACTCCAAGGTCTCCTCGTGCAACCATCACAGCATCCGCCTTAATTACAATCTCTTCAAGATTATTTAAAGCTTGTGCGGTCTCTATCTTCGCTACTATAGGGATGTCCGTTAGTCTTTTCGCATCTTCAACATCTTTTGCTTTCCTAACAAATGAAAGTGCAAAGTAATCTATCCTTTCCTCATTTCCAAGTCTAATAAATTCTTTGTCCCGGTCTGTAATAGATGGTATAGAGATGTCGACACCTGGAAGGTTGACACCTCTTTTGTGTGTTATCGTTCCACCGCGGTCAATTACGCATATTATAGCTTTTCTGGACTTATCGATGTCCTTAACTGTTAAAGAAACTGCTCCATCATTAATTAATATCCTTTCACCAGGTTTGATTTCCTCGTAGAGTTTATCGTAGTTTATCCAAAAGCGTTGTGAATTACCAACAAATTCTTCGCCACATACAATTTCTACTTCTTTTCCATCCTCGAGTGTTATGTAATCTGTTTCAAACATTCCCGTTCTTATCTTTGGACCAGCTAAGTCTAAGAGTATGGCAAATTGATACCCTTTTTCTCTCACCCTCTTTAGCCTTTCAATCCTTTCTCTGTGAACCTCTATTGTCTCGTGCGATGAATTCAACCTGAAGACTTTAACCCCACATTCCAAGAGTTTAACAATATTTTCTTCCGATTCGCTCGCAGGTCCAATAGTCGCAACAATCTTTGTTTTTCTCACCCTTACACCTCCAATCTTCTTTTTGCTTGAGAAAGCTTTATATTTTTCAAGTATCGCCTTTTTCATATTATACCACAAAACCAAAAGAAAAAAGCCCGCGACTTATTGCTGTCACGGGCTTTTCTACCAATTTCTTTTATATGGGTTATTATTCAATGTTCCATTTCATTATACCAACGATAAGAACCACAACGTAAGCCCATGTGATTGAGAAAAGTGGTATAAGAGCTGCACTCTTCACCCAGAAAAAGTCAACAACGTTTAGGGCAATCATTACCACACTCATTAAGACTGCTTTTCTCATACCTTGTCTAACCCTCAGCTCACCAAAATCCTTGGCAATGAGGAAAGTAAAAATAGCCAGAA
It encodes the following:
- the pyk gene encoding pyruvate kinase, whose protein sequence is MRKTKIVATIGPASESEENIVKLLECGVKVFRLNSSHETIEVHRERIERLKRVREKGYQFAILLDLAGPKIRTGMFETDYITLEDGKEVEIVCGEEFVGNSQRFWINYDKLYEEIKPGERILINDGAVSLTVKDIDKSRKAIICVIDRGGTITHKRGVNLPGVDISIPSITDRDKEFIRLGNEERIDYFALSFVRKAKDVEDAKRLTDIPIVAKIETAQALNNLEEIVIKADAVMVARGDLGVEIPIAQVPIAQKRIIEVANLYKKPVITATQMLESMINSATPTRAEVTDISNAILDGTDAVMLSAETSIGKYPCEAVRVMDEVAKNTESFMEEYETFRLDWLKEYSSSLDLPSAISYAATNLAKNIDAKLIITATGTGATAIHVSKYKPSIPIMAATNSYETFCRLSLVWGVVPVMLEKSLTTDEMIEEVTKKAKELGFVQPGDKVVIVAGIPWGKPGTTNTVQVQEIR